A region of Shewanella psychromarinicola DNA encodes the following proteins:
- a CDS encoding YaeQ family protein gives MAAKATVFKVLLQIADMDRHYYADHQFTLAQHPSETDTRMMVRLLAFALNASESLVFSKGLSVDDEAELWDKNLTGEIDLWVEFGQADEKWLRKACGRSKQVILYTYGGRSVPIWWQQNQQAFTRYDNLAVINLPEDAVKQMDVFVNRNMTLQVSISEGQIWLSDANNSVLIEPETLK, from the coding sequence ATGGCCGCTAAAGCTACCGTTTTTAAAGTATTACTGCAGATAGCAGATATGGATCGTCATTATTATGCCGATCATCAATTTACCTTAGCGCAACATCCCTCTGAAACGGATACCCGTATGATGGTTCGATTATTGGCGTTCGCCTTAAATGCCTCTGAGTCATTAGTGTTCAGCAAAGGGTTAAGTGTTGATGATGAAGCAGAACTTTGGGATAAAAATCTAACGGGTGAAATCGATCTTTGGGTTGAGTTTGGCCAAGCTGATGAGAAGTGGCTCAGAAAAGCCTGTGGTCGCTCAAAACAAGTCATTCTTTATACTTACGGTGGCAGAAGTGTACCGATTTGGTGGCAACAGAACCAACAAGCGTTTACCCGTTACGATAATTTAGCTGTGATTAATCTTCCTGAAGATGCAGTGAAACAAATGGATGTATTTGTTAATCGAAATATGACATTGCAAGTGAGCATTAGTGAGGGACAAATATGGTTGTCGGATGCAAACAATAGCGTATTAATCGAGCCTGAAACCTTAAAATGA
- a CDS encoding CBS domain-containing protein: MKKLALYPVEKIDELTSPDVHEDISVLSSALNVFTDFKKVTPLVIESNTSAVNVEHLMQKSHVRLKLVIDNADRFIGLISFESLHNQEILKRVAAGHQREQLSVADFMIPKEDLKAIDYEDLSYARIGDVIETLKSAGQQHCLVLDRVNHAICGVLSANDIARRLKLAVDVSTPNSFASIFEVISNSQQPSVLQSPQPHV, encoded by the coding sequence GTGAAGAAGTTAGCCCTATACCCAGTAGAAAAAATTGATGAATTAACCTCTCCTGATGTTCATGAAGATATATCAGTACTATCTTCAGCGCTAAATGTGTTCACTGACTTTAAGAAAGTGACTCCGCTGGTTATTGAATCAAATACATCCGCTGTTAACGTTGAACATTTAATGCAGAAATCTCATGTTCGTCTTAAATTAGTGATCGATAATGCAGATCGATTTATAGGTTTAATCAGTTTTGAGTCTTTACATAATCAAGAGATATTAAAACGTGTTGCAGCCGGGCATCAACGTGAGCAATTAAGTGTAGCGGATTTTATGATCCCTAAAGAAGACCTTAAAGCGATTGATTATGAAGATTTAAGTTATGCAAGAATTGGCGATGTGATAGAAACATTAAAATCTGCAGGACAGCAACATTGTTTAGTATTAGACCGTGTAAACCATGCTATCTGTGGTGTGTTGTCTGCTAATGATATTGCTCGGCGATTAAAACTTGCTGTCGATGTGAGTACGCCCAATTCATTTGCTTCAATATTTGAAGTTATTTCGAATAGTCAGCAGCCATCAGTGTTGCAATCACCGCAGCCTCATGTTTAA
- a CDS encoding S8 family serine peptidase yields the protein MKKHKNPAVVLSMTALALAISTQVNAAPTPLQLSATNQQIEQQSPLPKRYIVKFRNDNAAQTFSDSSAVQNVDVQSETNSMSYEPRSNEVFSQFRALNSVKAREMKRVGRSNSYSVKLDSPSIKALRLRQDVEYVEEDSPRRLLAETTPWGQTFVGATVLSDSQAGNRTICIIDSGYDRSHNDLNANNVTGTNNSGTGNWYQPGNNNAHGTHVAGTIAAIANNEGVVGVMPNQNANIHVVKVFNEAGWGYSSSLVAAIDTCVNSGGANVVTMSLGGSGSTTTERNALNNHYNNGVLLIAAAGNAGDSSYSYPASYDGVMSVAAVDSNLDHAAFSQYTDQVEISGPGEAILSTVTVGEGRLADITIGAQSYFSNGVVPHNRLTPSGSSYTAAPINASATATLAECTVSGTSVNCGNMSNKICLVERVGNQGSSYPEINSTKACKDAGAAGIIVYSNSALPGLQNPFLVDANSDITVPSVSIDRTTGLALKAKLGQSTTVSNQGNRDYAYYNGTSMATPHVSGVATLVWSYHPECSASQVRAALNATADDLNVAGRDNQTGYGMINAVAAKAYLDESCNGPTDPGTGSGDSVLEKGAVKTGLAGAKSDELYFSLDVPTGAKDLSFTMSGGTGDADLYVQYGASPTSSSYDCRPWKSGNAESCPIATPQSGTYYVMVQGYSAFSGVSLVANYTAGNTSGGNTGGPASYTNTGNYTIPDNNTTGIVSPINVNRTGDSGTVSVSIGIIHTYIGDLKIQLVSPTGQTVVIHNNTGGGTDNLTQTYTANMAGVESSGIWTLKAVDNANQDSGYIDTWSLSFQ from the coding sequence ATGAAAAAGCATAAAAACCCAGCTGTCGTGCTTAGCATGACAGCACTCGCGTTAGCCATTTCAACTCAAGTCAATGCTGCTCCGACCCCCTTGCAACTCTCTGCAACTAACCAACAAATTGAACAACAATCTCCGTTACCAAAACGTTATATTGTTAAGTTTAGAAATGACAACGCAGCACAAACATTCAGCGACAGTTCTGCAGTACAAAATGTGGACGTGCAATCAGAAACAAATAGCATGTCTTATGAGCCTCGCTCAAATGAAGTCTTCAGTCAATTTCGCGCCTTGAACAGCGTAAAAGCGCGAGAAATGAAACGCGTTGGTCGTAGCAATAGTTATTCGGTCAAACTCGACTCGCCTTCGATTAAAGCATTGCGTTTACGCCAAGATGTTGAATATGTTGAAGAGGATTCACCACGTAGACTACTTGCAGAAACAACACCTTGGGGACAAACCTTTGTTGGCGCGACAGTACTCAGTGACAGCCAAGCAGGTAATCGCACTATTTGTATTATCGACTCTGGCTACGATCGTAGCCACAACGATTTAAATGCAAACAACGTTACGGGAACCAATAACTCAGGTACAGGAAACTGGTATCAACCAGGTAACAATAATGCCCATGGAACCCATGTGGCAGGTACTATTGCGGCAATTGCAAATAACGAAGGTGTGGTCGGGGTTATGCCTAACCAAAATGCCAATATTCATGTGGTAAAAGTGTTTAACGAAGCTGGCTGGGGTTACTCATCATCACTCGTGGCCGCTATCGATACGTGTGTTAATTCAGGTGGCGCCAATGTAGTCACAATGAGTTTAGGTGGCAGCGGTTCAACTACTACTGAGCGTAATGCATTGAATAATCATTATAATAATGGGGTATTATTAATTGCAGCAGCAGGCAACGCAGGAGACAGTAGTTACAGCTATCCAGCATCTTACGACGGTGTGATGTCGGTGGCAGCGGTTGATAGCAATCTGGATCATGCCGCGTTTTCACAATATACAGATCAAGTTGAAATATCCGGCCCCGGTGAAGCGATTCTTTCAACCGTAACGGTTGGTGAAGGACGTTTGGCCGATATCACCATTGGTGCTCAGTCGTATTTTAGTAATGGCGTAGTGCCGCATAACCGTCTGACACCATCTGGAAGCAGTTACACTGCTGCACCTATTAACGCAAGTGCAACGGCCACACTGGCAGAATGTACCGTGAGTGGTACTAGTGTTAACTGCGGTAATATGAGTAACAAAATCTGTTTAGTCGAGCGAGTCGGCAATCAAGGCTCAAGCTATCCAGAAATAAACTCAACCAAAGCCTGTAAAGATGCTGGGGCAGCTGGGATCATTGTTTACAGTAATAGTGCGTTACCTGGCTTACAAAATCCATTTTTGGTTGATGCAAATAGTGACATTACAGTGCCTTCAGTTTCTATCGATCGGACAACAGGGCTTGCTCTTAAAGCCAAGTTGGGGCAATCAACCACGGTGAGCAACCAAGGGAACCGAGATTATGCATATTATAATGGTACTTCAATGGCAACGCCGCATGTTTCAGGTGTCGCCACATTAGTGTGGAGTTATCATCCAGAATGTAGCGCTAGCCAAGTGCGTGCTGCACTCAATGCAACCGCAGATGACTTAAACGTTGCGGGTCGTGATAACCAAACAGGTTACGGGATGATTAATGCCGTTGCAGCAAAAGCTTATCTAGACGAATCATGTAATGGTCCAACCGATCCGGGAACCGGATCTGGAGACAGTGTACTTGAAAAAGGCGCTGTTAAAACCGGTTTAGCTGGTGCAAAAAGTGATGAACTATATTTCTCGTTAGATGTGCCAACAGGTGCAAAAGACTTAAGCTTTACCATGAGTGGTGGTACAGGCGATGCTGACTTGTATGTGCAGTATGGCGCATCACCTACCAGCAGCAGTTATGACTGTCGTCCTTGGAAAAGTGGTAATGCAGAGTCTTGCCCAATTGCGACGCCTCAATCTGGTACTTATTATGTGATGGTACAAGGTTACAGTGCATTTAGCGGTGTCAGTTTAGTCGCTAATTACACTGCTGGTAATACGAGTGGTGGTAACACTGGAGGTCCAGCAAGCTACACTAATACGGGTAATTATACTATTCCAGATAATAATACTACTGGCATAGTCAGCCCTATAAATGTTAACCGCACTGGCGATTCAGGAACGGTATCGGTGTCTATCGGGATTATTCATACTTATATCGGCGATTTAAAAATCCAGTTAGTTAGCCCTACAGGTCAAACGGTTGTTATTCATAACAACACAGGTGGCGGAACCGATAACCTAACCCAGACTTACACAGCTAATATGGCAGGTGTTGAATCAAGTGGTATATGGACATTAAAAGCCGTTGATAATGCAAACCAAGACAGCGGATATATCGACACTTGGAGCTTAAGCTTTCAATAA